A DNA window from Flavisolibacter ginsenosidimutans contains the following coding sequences:
- a CDS encoding TrmH family RNA methyltransferase, with amino-acid sequence MLSKKVIKDIQSLGLKKYREETGLFLAEGPKIVEELSRIVPAQIEAVYATASWNGFAGELKNMNEVSEAELGKLSQLKTPNQVLAVLRQFPAGVPDTSSFTLYLDAVQDPGNFGTIVRIADWFGVKQIVCSKGCADLYNPKVVQATMASVARVTVFYDEEESWLRQQSQTIYAAALNGKILSSFSNIEKGILIIGNESKGIREEFLQLSNERITIPRRGEAESLNAAVATGIILSHLLG; translated from the coding sequence ATGCTCAGTAAAAAGGTGATCAAAGATATTCAAAGTTTGGGCCTGAAAAAGTACCGCGAAGAAACGGGCTTGTTCCTGGCAGAAGGCCCAAAGATTGTGGAAGAACTCTCACGCATTGTTCCGGCACAAATTGAGGCTGTTTATGCCACTGCATCGTGGAATGGTTTTGCAGGTGAACTAAAAAACATGAACGAAGTTTCGGAAGCAGAACTGGGAAAGCTTTCGCAGTTAAAAACGCCAAACCAGGTTCTTGCCGTTCTGAGACAATTTCCAGCCGGCGTTCCCGACACATCTTCTTTCACACTCTATTTAGATGCCGTTCAGGACCCGGGAAACTTCGGAACCATCGTTCGTATTGCCGATTGGTTTGGCGTAAAACAAATTGTTTGCAGCAAGGGCTGCGCCGATTTGTACAATCCAAAAGTGGTGCAGGCAACCATGGCCAGCGTTGCGCGGGTGACTGTTTTTTACGACGAAGAAGAAAGCTGGCTGCGGCAGCAATCGCAAACCATTTATGCCGCGGCCTTGAACGGCAAAATACTTTCGTCTTTTTCAAACATTGAAAAAGGTATTTTGATCATCGGCAATGAATCAAAAGGCATTCGTGAAGAATTTTTGCAACTGTCGAATGAACGCATCACCATTCCGCGCAGGGGAGAAGCGGAATCGTTGAACGCAGCGGTAGCAACGGGAATAATTCTTTCTCATTTGCTTGGGTAA
- a CDS encoding BamA/TamA family outer membrane protein translates to MTVLTITRYISVFFFLFSFTACIVVKNPPPNKPFIYQTNVHVVGELKEEEKKELTAGLLDQLYDSVRVKSIAKFAGWDKGPKLFYEVLNHPTVFDSLDAEKSKSFMNAYLNAQGYFRDSIGYTVKIDTAKGGKQLRTYLDFYVYPRVPTRLDSIAYNLNADTANLTVRQKNALDTIQKITLSNTGASLIKKGDPFSKYKLSAERDRLAEIYRNNGYLRFSEEEMLVLWDTVGIEFLRPTLDPIEQAKLLQEQAERRAHPVADISFHLRENPDSTRTTRYYIGNVTVYPEFVNDTVKSYRYVDTVRSYIIKQNGPLFKKKIFPHYILLNRGDLYSRSNELKTQGKFNALNAWRAVNILPRPRPGQDTADFDIYLTPARKYAFNTSFEVSYNRSNITLAQGNLIGLAFNAGIQNRNFVHAANQSGLNVRFGTELNADIHNLIQTRQVNLGYNLQIPRLVPKFMRQFSKSKENTTASLLSLNAGRTDRRDYFNLSTLNASWGYQFGWRNKQITFRFPNIEYNYLVRKDSLEELIKKNASYKYIFNTGVVVSMLANYSDAKSTDRITRLLTATAELSGIPGQLRNAFATNLYRFVKADIEYRHTKKYFRNALALRGFFGIGIGMPFSRYDSANRFLPFFREYFAGGPNSMRAWSLRKLGPGSAIKSFDRTDAPDRFGDVRLEGNAEYRIFLTDYRGIGINTAVFTDIGNIWFLRDNPDFPGGRIPGTLQKFWKDIAIGLGTGLRVDFGFFKFRLDYAYKVKDPTPKVAEAQNKWFNDWQLLNGQLQLGIDYPF, encoded by the coding sequence ATGACCGTTTTGACGATTACCCGTTACATATCAGTTTTCTTTTTTCTCTTCTCCTTCACCGCCTGCATCGTTGTTAAAAATCCGCCGCCAAACAAGCCTTTCATTTATCAAACGAATGTACACGTCGTAGGCGAATTGAAAGAAGAAGAAAAGAAAGAGTTGACGGCCGGATTGCTTGACCAATTGTACGACAGCGTTCGGGTGAAAAGCATCGCAAAATTTGCGGGCTGGGACAAAGGCCCGAAGCTTTTTTATGAAGTGCTGAATCATCCAACTGTTTTTGACAGCCTTGATGCCGAGAAGTCGAAGAGCTTTATGAACGCTTACCTGAATGCACAAGGATACTTTCGCGACAGCATTGGTTACACCGTAAAAATTGATACCGCAAAGGGTGGCAAACAACTGCGCACTTATCTTGATTTTTACGTTTATCCGCGAGTGCCCACAAGACTCGATTCAATTGCTTACAATTTGAATGCAGACACGGCAAACCTTACGGTGCGGCAAAAAAATGCACTCGACACCATTCAAAAAATAACGCTCAGTAATACCGGCGCATCGCTCATAAAAAAAGGCGACCCGTTTTCGAAATACAAGCTTTCGGCGGAACGTGACCGCCTGGCCGAAATTTATCGCAACAACGGTTACCTGCGCTTTTCGGAAGAAGAAATGCTGGTGCTTTGGGATACGGTGGGCATTGAGTTTTTGCGGCCTACGCTTGATCCTATCGAACAGGCAAAGCTCTTGCAGGAACAAGCCGAACGAAGAGCGCATCCGGTTGCTGACATTAGCTTTCATCTGCGCGAAAATCCCGATTCTACCCGCACAACACGCTATTATATCGGCAACGTAACCGTGTATCCCGAGTTTGTAAACGACACGGTAAAATCCTATCGTTATGTTGATACCGTGCGGTCTTACATCATCAAACAAAACGGTCCGCTGTTCAAAAAGAAAATCTTCCCGCATTATATTTTACTGAATCGCGGTGACTTGTACAGCCGCAGCAACGAATTGAAAACGCAGGGAAAATTCAACGCCCTGAACGCATGGCGTGCGGTAAATATTTTGCCTAGGCCGCGGCCCGGGCAAGACACGGCTGATTTTGATATTTATCTAACACCGGCCCGCAAGTATGCATTCAACACCAGTTTTGAAGTAAGCTACAACCGCAGCAACATTACACTGGCGCAAGGCAACCTCATTGGCCTTGCTTTCAACGCTGGCATTCAAAACCGCAATTTTGTGCACGCAGCCAATCAAAGCGGTTTGAACGTTCGCTTTGGAACGGAGTTGAACGCCGACATTCACAACCTTATTCAAACGCGGCAGGTGAACCTTGGCTACAACCTGCAAATACCGAGGCTGGTACCGAAGTTCATGCGACAGTTTAGCAAGAGCAAAGAGAACACAACGGCTTCGCTGCTTTCGTTGAACGCAGGCCGCACAGATCGTCGGGATTATTTTAATTTGAGCACACTTAACGCATCGTGGGGCTATCAATTTGGCTGGCGCAACAAACAAATCACGTTCCGGTTTCCGAACATTGAATACAATTACCTGGTACGAAAAGATTCGCTTGAGGAACTGATAAAAAAGAACGCTTCTTACAAATACATTTTCAACACCGGTGTGGTGGTTTCAATGCTGGCCAATTACAGCGATGCAAAGAGCACCGACCGGATTACCCGCCTGTTAACGGCAACAGCCGAATTATCGGGAATTCCCGGACAGCTTCGCAATGCATTTGCTACAAATTTGTACCGCTTTGTAAAAGCTGACATTGAGTACCGGCACACAAAAAAATATTTTCGCAACGCACTTGCCTTGCGCGGTTTCTTTGGTATCGGGATCGGTATGCCTTTTTCGAGGTACGACAGCGCCAATCGCTTTCTTCCTTTCTTTCGGGAATACTTTGCCGGCGGGCCAAACAGTATGAGAGCCTGGAGCCTTCGAAAGTTAGGGCCGGGTTCTGCCATTAAATCTTTTGATCGCACCGATGCGCCTGATCGCTTTGGCGATGTGCGGCTGGAAGGCAACGCCGAGTACCGCATCTTTCTTACGGATTATCGCGGTATCGGCATCAACACCGCAGTTTTTACCGACATCGGCAACATTTGGTTCCTGCGCGACAATCCTGATTTTCCCGGTGGACGCATACCGGGAACGCTGCAAAAGTTTTGGAAAGACATTGCCATTGGTTTGGGAACAGGCTTGCGGGTTGATTTCGGCTTTTTTAAATTTCGGTTGGATTATGCCTACAAGGTGAAAGATCCTACACCCAAAGTAGCGGAAGCGCAAAACAAATGGTTCAACGATTGGCAGTTGCTAAACGGCCAGTTGCAGCTGGGAATTGATTATCCTTTTTGA
- the truB gene encoding tRNA pseudouridine(55) synthase TruB, with protein MQKQNSFEEGRVLLINKPLRWTSFDAVRKIRNLTKTKKVGHAGTLDPLATGLLIVCTGKFTKKINEYMAREKEYTGTITLGAVTPTYDLESEPRDFKSIAHLTEENIQKTTQQFTGNILQTPPIHSAIKKDGQRVYELARKGQDVKLDPRPVTISEFSIEKIDGPIVYFKVICSTGTYIRSLANDFGAALGVGGYLSSLCRTRIGEFLLKDALTIEQLEAEIKQSAIGNKQNDSCNQKG; from the coding sequence ATGCAAAAACAAAATTCGTTTGAAGAAGGCCGCGTGCTGCTTATCAACAAACCGCTTCGCTGGACTTCGTTTGATGCTGTACGAAAAATTCGTAACCTCACAAAGACAAAAAAAGTTGGTCACGCCGGCACGCTTGATCCGCTGGCCACGGGATTGTTGATTGTTTGCACCGGTAAATTTACAAAAAAGATAAACGAATACATGGCGCGGGAAAAAGAATATACCGGCACCATTACGCTTGGTGCAGTTACACCCACTTATGATTTGGAAAGCGAACCAAGAGACTTTAAATCCATCGCACACCTAACGGAAGAAAACATTCAAAAGACCACGCAGCAGTTCACCGGAAATATTTTGCAAACACCGCCCATTCATTCGGCCATAAAAAAAGATGGGCAACGCGTTTATGAATTGGCAAGAAAAGGCCAGGATGTAAAACTTGATCCCCGCCCGGTAACCATCTCAGAATTCAGCATTGAAAAAATAGACGGACCAATCGTATATTTTAAAGTTATCTGCTCCACCGGCACGTACATCCGCAGCCTGGCAAATGACTTTGGCGCGGCTTTGGGCGTAGGCGGTTATTTAAGCAGTTTGTGCCGCACCCGCATTGGTGAGTTTTTGTTGAAAGATGCGCTGACGATTGAACAACTGGAAGCGGAAATAAAGCAATCGGCAATTGGCAATAAGCAAAACGATTCGTGTAATCAAAAAGGATAA
- a CDS encoding outer membrane beta-barrel protein — protein MLRHLVFVFVLLWGVAVHAQDEKTIVVKIVNAAEKPLSQASVTLMRTDSSLVKISITDSNGIVQFANPNLPHYLLYVSLVGYKPASQIIDAKNPRLTFALQVSDHPLDVVTVSAKKPFLELKPDRTVVNLDASVTNIGTTMMEALEKLPGVTVDKDGNISLKGRAGAKVMIDGKLTYLEGAELANLLNGMNSAEVARVELINTPPSSLDASGNAGVINIITKKGTQKGFNGTVAVAPAQGTYPKSNNSLLMNYRSGKFNFFLNYSLTARKDFTHVYALRTYYKNDGSVASYLEQPSSLNSDRLANSLRLGVDYALGEATSLNLSLMGFLQNSTSTGNNPAVWMNARSVKDSVVYTVSNNTRDLRNGQVTLGFRHSFRSSGELSADIDLIGFRNRASQTVENTSPNYSEAYRAQIPTDYRIVLGQIDYSKQFGSMKMAAGLRAKQINTDNLAAYEYNNGWNWQPDNSKSNHFLYDENVWAIYNDAETKLGKWTVQGGLRYEITNYDAKQLMKDSSFSSRFGSLFPTLFVSYETDSSNTFSFSAGRRIERVPYQSLNPFVLIINKYTYQTGNPYLRPQYSWNVEMNYAYKRFLLTSLSYNLATDYLAQIFPTDNNGIVTYSQGNFKRRQNLGASIALQLAPYSWWSFTLQAQANHKRFEGFVINGLKTARVTQYELNLNNQLRFQKGWAGEVSGNYHSAGRDDIQETLNPRGQLSLGLAKSFAQNKGMLKLTVRDVLYTDKFAGFSTFSQSTESFNISRDTRQVVLGFTWRFGKAYKTTKHLDEDADDEIQRATSKD, from the coding sequence ATGCTTAGGCACCTCGTATTTGTTTTTGTGTTGCTTTGGGGTGTTGCGGTTCATGCACAGGATGAGAAAACAATTGTTGTAAAGATTGTCAACGCTGCCGAAAAACCACTTTCGCAAGCAAGTGTTACGCTGATGCGAACTGATTCTTCGTTGGTTAAAATATCCATTACCGATAGCAACGGCATCGTACAGTTTGCAAATCCGAATTTGCCGCACTATCTTCTTTATGTTAGCCTCGTAGGCTACAAACCTGCGTCGCAGATAATAGATGCAAAAAATCCTCGTCTCACTTTTGCCTTGCAAGTTTCCGATCATCCGCTTGACGTTGTTACCGTTAGTGCAAAAAAACCTTTTCTTGAACTGAAGCCCGACCGCACGGTTGTCAACCTTGATGCTTCTGTTACCAATATTGGTACAACCATGATGGAGGCTTTGGAAAAACTGCCCGGCGTAACTGTTGACAAAGACGGAAACATCAGCTTAAAAGGACGTGCCGGTGCAAAAGTGATGATTGACGGCAAACTCACTTATCTTGAAGGCGCTGAACTTGCCAATCTCTTAAACGGCATGAATTCGGCAGAAGTTGCCCGCGTCGAACTGATAAACACTCCACCATCAAGCCTTGATGCTTCCGGTAATGCAGGCGTCATCAACATCATAACAAAAAAAGGAACGCAGAAAGGTTTTAACGGCACGGTTGCCGTTGCGCCGGCACAAGGAACCTATCCTAAAAGCAACAACAGCCTTTTGATGAACTATCGTTCCGGCAAGTTCAACTTCTTTCTCAACTACTCACTTACCGCAAGAAAAGACTTTACTCACGTTTATGCTCTTCGTACCTATTATAAAAACGACGGCAGCGTTGCGTCTTACCTGGAGCAGCCAAGTTCTTTAAATAGTGACCGCCTTGCAAACAGCCTGCGTTTAGGCGTTGATTATGCGCTTGGTGAAGCAACCTCCTTGAATCTTTCGCTGATGGGTTTTCTGCAAAACAGTACCAGCACCGGCAACAATCCTGCGGTGTGGATGAATGCAAGAAGCGTAAAAGATTCGGTGGTTTATACAGTCAGCAACAACACAAGAGATTTACGAAATGGGCAGGTCACGCTTGGTTTCCGGCACAGCTTCCGGTCTTCTGGCGAACTGTCGGCCGATATTGATTTGATTGGCTTCCGCAATCGTGCAAGCCAAACCGTAGAAAATACAAGCCCTAATTACTCGGAAGCCTACCGTGCGCAGATCCCTACGGACTACCGTATCGTTCTGGGTCAAATTGATTACAGCAAACAGTTTGGTTCAATGAAGATGGCAGCCGGGCTAAGAGCCAAGCAAATCAACACCGATAACCTGGCTGCATATGAATACAACAACGGTTGGAATTGGCAACCGGACAACAGCAAGTCCAATCATTTTTTATACGACGAAAACGTTTGGGCCATTTATAACGATGCGGAAACAAAATTGGGCAAATGGACCGTTCAGGGTGGCTTGCGTTACGAAATAACGAATTACGATGCGAAACAGTTGATGAAAGATTCTTCTTTTTCGTCCCGTTTTGGCAGTTTGTTTCCGACGCTTTTTGTTTCATACGAAACCGATTCATCTAATACTTTCTCGTTTTCCGCAGGCCGGCGCATCGAACGTGTACCTTATCAGTCGCTGAACCCTTTTGTTCTCATCATCAACAAGTACACTTATCAAACCGGCAATCCGTATTTGCGGCCGCAATACAGTTGGAACGTTGAGATGAATTATGCGTATAAACGCTTCCTGTTGACAAGCCTGAGTTACAATTTAGCCACCGATTATTTAGCGCAAATCTTTCCCACCGACAACAACGGCATTGTAACTTATAGCCAGGGTAATTTCAAGCGCAGGCAAAATTTGGGGGCTTCGATCGCCTTGCAATTAGCCCCTTACTCCTGGTGGTCGTTTACGTTGCAGGCCCAGGCTAACCACAAACGTTTTGAAGGCTTTGTGATTAACGGTTTGAAGACCGCCCGGGTTACTCAATACGAGTTGAACCTAAACAACCAATTGCGCTTTCAAAAAGGATGGGCCGGCGAGGTAAGCGGAAATTATCATTCAGCAGGGCGAGACGACATACAGGAAACCTTAAATCCTCGCGGCCAATTATCGTTGGGCCTTGCCAAGTCGTTTGCGCAAAACAAAGGCATGCTAAAGCTTACGGTCCGTGATGTTTTGTACACCGACAAGTTTGCTGGCTTCTCTACTTTTTCACAGTCAACGGAAAGCTTCAACATTTCCCGCGATACAAGGCAAGTTGTTTTGGGCTTCACGTGGCGGTTTGGCAAAGCCTACAAAACAACCAAGCATTTGGATGAAGATGCGGATGATGAAATTCAGCGGGCTACTTCTAAAGACTAA